Sequence from the Dryobates pubescens isolate bDryPub1 chromosome W unlocalized genomic scaffold, bDryPub1.pri SUPER_W_unloc_1, whole genome shotgun sequence genome:
atcttgggacaacaggacatgcacctgcatcaacaaacctcgcgtgtcatccgtagttggaccaataatctacaatagtgtgatgtgtggtcactcatagggaaccaatgagtccatgccaaaaaggcacaccaaggttatataaattgtagcagtttccttgctacgcacttcttttcctgcctgtcctatctcctttccttccatgctttactgtgccatgctttcaccataggcctgagccataggcctgcaatactggaacaataaaggatcaatacccgatcatattggtcagccgtattgattccgaATCTGGCTAAATGTCAGTAACACCTGGTATGGTCCAGTCCACTTGGGCTCCAGAGGGTTCTCGGAAAGAAATCTGACATAGACATAATCTCCAGGTTCCACATCATGGACTGGTCTGTCTAACCCTCTCACATTGGTTCCAATCACCTGTTTGTTGACAATGCTCAGGTTCTTATAAATCTGCTGAACATACTTGTTCAACATTTCCTCTCTAAATTGCCCTGGTTCAGAAGGGTCCATAGTGCCTACTACATAAGGTCTTCCAAACAGGATTTCAAATGGGCTCAACCCTTCCTTTATTCTTTGCTTAGTTCGAATTCGCAACAGGGTAATGCTTGTGGCCAAGGAAGGTTTGCTTCCTGTCCAATTTTTACTATCTGATTTTTGATTAAATGGTTCATTTTCTCCACTTGCCCACTCGAATGTGGATTGTAGGGGGTGTGGAGTTGCCAATCAATCCCTAAAATTTTGCTCACTTGTTGTACCACCTTGGCCACAAAATGAGGTCCCCTGTCTGAGGAAATAGCAGCAGGTACCCCAAAACGAGGTATTATCTCTTGTAACACTGCCTTAGTAACCTCCCGTGCTTTGTTTGTGCGGCAGGGAAATGCTTCTGGCCAACCAGAGAAGGTGTCAGTGAGTACCAACAGGTACCTGTATCCCCCCTTTCTTGGGAGCTCAGTAAAATCAATTTGCCATTGTTGTCCTGGATAATTTCCTTTGCTAATTTGTCCCAGTCTAACTCCTCTCCTTACTTTGGGGTTAGCCTTAAGACACACCTCACAGTGCCGGGTTACCTGTTCGACCGTGGTGTATAACTTCCGTGCTATACACTCCTGAACCAGTTTTCGATACAGGGCTTCTGTTCCCCAGTGAGTCTTTGcatgttccatctgaacaaaaGCCCAGAGAAGGTTAGTGGGAATGATTAATTTCCCATCCGGTGTCCTGGCCCAGCCCTTTCCTATCCGATTCCCCAAAAGGTCTTCAACTAATTTCTGATCCTCTGTGCTATACACAGGTTCTGGCTCTTTTTGCTCAATTGACAGTTTACCATCTGGGATCAAAACAAACCCTGacaccttcctcccctccctggccacccTTTTTGCTGTTTCATCTGCCAGTCTGTTGCCTCTTTCTTGACCAGtgtgctttgcagtgcattATGGCTACTTTGCTTGGCTTCTGCACTGCTTCTAGCAGCCTCAGTATGCTTAATACCTATTCCTTGAGATGTCAACAgtcctctttccttccaaatGGCTCCATGGGCATGTACCACCCCAAAGGCATACTTGGAGTCAGTCCATATGTTTGCACTTTTCCCTTGGGAAAGCTCAAGAGCTCTGGTGAGTGCTATTATCTCTGCCTTTTGAGCGGAGGTGTTACTTGGTAGGGCTTCTGCCTCGATTACCTCTTCTCCTGTAGTTACAGCGTAcccagcttttctttctccctggatCACAAAACTGCTTCCATCAGTGTACCAGTTATGGTCTGCCTTTTCCAGGGGTTCTTCCTTCAGGTCAGGTCTGCTGGAATAAGTGGCCTCAATTGTTTCCAAACAATCATGAATAACTGGTTCTCCATCACCACCCTGGAGGAAAGAAGCTGGATTGACAAAGTTAGCAACTTTAATTTCTACATCATCCTGCTCCACTAGGATGGCTTGGTATTTAAGAAATCGTTGCGGAGACAGCCAGTGTCCTCCCTTGGCTTCTAGAACAGCAGAGATGGTGTGTGATACCAGGACCGTGATCTTCTGCCCCATCGTGAATTTTCAAGACTCTTGAATGTTAATTAcaactgctgccacagccctcaggCATCCTGGCCATCCCTTGCTTACCTCATCCAGTTGTTTAGAGAGGTATGCCACCGCCCTTTGGTAGGGTCCTAAGGTTTGTGCTAGGACTCCAAGTGCTATCCCTTGGCTTTCATGGGAATACAATAAAAAAGGTTTAGTGACATCAGGTAGGCCTAGTGCTGGTGCCCTCATCAATTCCTTCTTTAAGGTACGGAAAGCTTGTTCAGCTTCTCCATTCCATTGCAAGTCCTTAGTCTCTTTCTCATAGAGGGGTTTCACAAGTAGGCCATAATTATAAATCCACAACCGGCACCACCCTGTCATTCCCAAAAAGGTTCGGAGTGCCTTTACTGTGTTTGGAAGTGGAATAGAACAGATGGCCTCCTTTCTTTTGGGGCCCAGCACTCGTTGTCCTGCTGTTAATTCATATCCCAAGTAGGTTACTTGTTGCTGTACTATTTGGGCTTTGTGTGGGGAAACTCGATACCCATTCGGTCCCAGGAAATTCAGCATACTCACAGTCCATCTTTCACAATCCATCCTGGTCttcgtggccagcaggatgtcaTCTACATACTGTAGCAGAACTCCCTTGCCTTCTGGCTTGTCCCACTTTTCTAATTCTTTTGCAAGCTGATTTCCAAAGATAGTAGGGCTGTTCTTAAATCCTTGGGGCAAGACTGTCCAAGTTAATTGACACTTTCAGTTAGTTTCTGGGTTCTCCCATTCAAAGGCAAACAGTAGCTGGCTCTCAGGGGCCAGGGGTAAATAGAAAAAGGCATCTACAGATCCAAGACGGTAAACCAGAGGATCTGCTAGGGTATTTATAGTCTCCTCCGGTCCTCCCTAGTCATCCTCTTCTAGTTGTGCCTgtattctatttttctttttcctctctggacattctcttttccagtgtcCCTTCTTTTTGCAAATCGCACACTGATCTTTTTCCAACTGTACTCTATTAGTCCCTTTAGTCTCCTTACTTTCCTGTAACGCTGCTACCaacattctcttttcttttctcctattttcttcttccctgttaGAGAATACTCTCCATGCTCCATCCAAAAGTGCCTCTAAATCCCTTCCCTGTGGGGGTGACAACTTTTGCAACTTCTTTCTGATATCACTAGCAGATTGCCCAATAAATAGGGATACCAGTTGTATACCTACTTCTGATCTGGGGTCAAGAGAGGTGTTTTTCCTCATGACTTCCCTCAGCTTATCTAAGAATTCCGAGGGTGATTCACCAGGTCCTTGTCTGACCGAGTATAACACAGACCAGTTAATTGTTTTCGGAATGGCTTTTTCTATTcccctggctacaaactcccggTATTCCTCCAATCTAGTCCTTTGCAGGGCATTGTTCATATTCCATTCTGGATTTTGGAGTGGAAATACATCTCCAATGtttgccccccctccccgggtTTGAATTCTTTCTGTGGCTAGCTCCAATCCATGTTTTTCAATTAATTGTTTCTCTGTTTTGGTCATTTGTTCTAATAGTAAATGGATATCGTCCCAGTCTGGATTGTGCTGCCTAATCATGAATCGAAAATGTGTAGCTGTCCCTGTGGGATCGTTACAATAATTTTTAGCCTTTTCTCTCCAACTATCCAAATCATGACTTGTAAAAGGCACCTTAATCCAAACTGGGTCCCCCTCAGGCCCTACTGCTTGTCGCAGGGGGGCTTGAATGAGTGCCTGGGAAGCCGGGGCATTTGCTTGCTGTCCTTGGGTCCTTCTTGCCACTGGGCTTCTCTGAGCATAGCTCTGGGAACCGACTCCAGTATCACTATCTGAATTGCTGCCACTCCCAGAACTTCCTACATTATTTTCCGAACTCTCTGTCACTACCTCTTGCAATTTTCCTGGAGACTGATAAAATTCAGGCAGGTCCTTTAATTCCTCAAGTTTAAGACACCTCTGCCCTATGCTACACGTAGAGCAACACCTTTTCAACCGTGTCTGCCTCTTATTCTtggccttgttttctttttcaagggCCAAAACCATTGGATCAGAGGGAGCTCTGATACCACAGTCCCTTTGAAACTCCGGATGCTCTCGGAGATAGAAAAACATATCAGCATATATTGTCTCatcccatttcttttctcttcttaaaaACAACATCAATTGCAGTAAAGTATCATACTCCAGACTCCTATTTCCAGGCCATTTCTCTCCACTGTCTAATTTATATAATGACCACCACCGGGTACAATATTTAATTAGAGTCTTTTGATTTGTTGACCCTGCTGGGGGGCCTCCAATTTCCCCCCAGTGGGCAATTATACAACCAAGTGGGCTATGTCTTGGGATCTCACTACTTTGTCTCC
This genomic interval carries:
- the LOC128899633 gene encoding LOW QUALITY PROTEIN: uncharacterized protein LOC128899633 (The sequence of the model RefSeq protein was modified relative to this genomic sequence to represent the inferred CDS: inserted 2 bases in 1 codon; substituted 2 bases at 2 genomic stop codons) — its product is MRGRPARERGIYCTPRREKKWDETIYADMFFYLREHPEFQRDCGIRAPSDPMVLALEKENKAKNKRQTRLKRCCSTCSIGQRCLKLEELKDLPEFYQSPGKLQEVVTESSENNVGSSGSGSNSDSDTGVGSQSYAQRSPVARRTQGQQANAPASQALIQAPLRQAVGPEGDPVWIKVPFTSHDLDSWREKAKNYCNDPTGTATHFRFMIRQHNPDWDDIHLLLEQMTKTEKQLIEKHGLELATERIQTRGGGANIGDVFPLQNPEWNMNNALQRTRLEEYREFVARGIEKAIPKTINWSVLYSVRQGPGESPSEFLDKLREVMRKNTSLDPRSEVGIQLVSLFIGQSASDIRKKLQKLSPPQGRDLEALLDGAWRVFSNREEENRRKEKRMLVAALQENAFFYLPLAPESQLLFAFEWENPETNXKCQLTWTVLPQGFKNSPTIFGNQLAKELEKWDKPEGKGVLLQYVDDILLATKTRMDCERWTVSMLNFLGPNGYRVSPHKAQIVQQQVTYLGYELTAGQRVLGPKRKEAICSIPLPNTVKALRTFLGMTGWCRLWIYNYGLLVKPLYEKETKDLQWNGEAEQAFRTLKKELMRAPALGLPDVTKPFLLYSHESQGIALGVLAQTLGPYQRAVAYLSKQLDEVSKGWPGCLRAVAAVVINIQESXKFTMGQKITVLVSHTISAVLEAKGGHWLSPQRFLKYQAILVEQDDVEIKVANFVNPASFLQGGDGEPVIHDCLETIEATYSSRPDLKEEPLEKADHNWYTDGSSFVIQGERKAGYAVTTGEEVIEAEALPSNTSAQKAEIIALTRALELSQGKSANIWTDSKYAFGVVHAHGAIWKERGLLTSQGIGIKXILRLLEAVQKPSKVAIMHCKAHWSRKRQQTGR